In the genome of Armatimonadota bacterium, one region contains:
- a CDS encoding polysaccharide deacetylase family protein has protein sequence MIFVATVAVAAQLCMPKVSTMVPTDFRGKTVHSGPSVGEKVIALTFDDGPSPFTTPQVLATLKRYHAQATFFVVGEMVKGREKLLRRMVADGHVIGNHTFSHAYHPSAEKAAIEVHNTNLAVFKATGKFPVVFRPPGGFAESWTAKLAKSQGMPSVIWTGDSGDCRTQSSDAVYRNVIAQSRPGAIILMHDIKPWTTAAVPRIMSTLAAKGYRFITVPEMLQVWQRARREAADLRLAANSKKDLAG, from the coding sequence ATGATCTTTGTCGCCACCGTGGCCGTCGCGGCCCAGCTTTGTATGCCCAAGGTGTCGACAATGGTACCGACGGATTTCCGCGGCAAGACGGTGCACTCCGGCCCTTCGGTCGGCGAAAAAGTCATCGCTTTGACCTTCGACGACGGGCCAAGCCCCTTCACCACGCCGCAGGTGTTGGCGACCCTAAAGCGCTACCACGCGCAGGCGACGTTCTTCGTCGTCGGTGAAATGGTGAAGGGCCGGGAAAAACTGCTCCGACGCATGGTCGCCGACGGCCACGTGATCGGCAACCATACGTTCTCGCACGCCTACCACCCGAGCGCCGAAAAAGCGGCGATCGAGGTCCATAACACGAACCTCGCCGTGTTCAAGGCCACAGGCAAGTTCCCGGTCGTGTTCCGCCCCCCGGGAGGATTCGCCGAATCGTGGACCGCGAAACTGGCCAAGAGCCAAGGCATGCCCTCCGTGATCTGGACCGGCGACAGCGGGGACTGCCGGACTCAAAGCTCCGATGCTGTCTACCGGAACGTCATCGCTCAGTCACGGCCCGGAGCGATCATTCTGATGCACGATATCAAACCTTGGACGACGGCCGCGGTCCCCCGCATCATGTCGACTTTGGCGGCTAAAGGGTATCGGTTCATCACGGTCCCCGAAATGCTCCAAGTCTGGCAGCGGGCCCGCCGGGAAGCCGCCGACTTGCGGCTTGCGGCCAACTCGAAGAAAGACCTCGCCGGCTGA